GAGCCGTGAAGACGCAACGGCACTGCTGCGCAAGCACAAGCGCGAGCGCTTGCCCCTCGTGGACGAAAGCGGCAAGCTCACGGGCCTCATCACCGTGAAGGACTTCGTCAAGAGCGAGCAGTTCCCGAATGCCTCGAAGGACGCCGAGGGGCGCCTCCTGATCGGTGCGGGCGTGGGCTTCTTTGGGGATTCCTACGAACGTGCGGGTGCACTGCGCGATGCGGGTGTGGACGTGCTCGTGGTGGATACCGCGAACGGCCACGCGCGTCTCGCCCTCGACATGATCCGGCGTCTCAAGAGCGATAAGGCTTTTGACGGCGTGCAGATCATTGGCGGCAACGTGGCGACGCGCGAGGGCGCCCAGGCGCTTATCGATGCGGGCGTTGACGCCGTCAAGGTGGGCGTGGGCCCGGGGTCGATCTGCACGACTCGCGTCGTCGCGGGCGTGGGTGTTCCGCAGGTCACCGCCATCTACGAGGCGTCGAAGGCATGCAAGAGCGCGGGTGTTCCCCTCATTGGCGATGGTGGCCTGCAGTACTCGGGCGATATCGCGAAGGCCCTTGTGGCCGGCGCCGATACCGTGATGCTCGGCTCGCTCCTCGCGGGCACCGCCGAATCGCCCGGCGAAGTGATCCTCATGAACGGCAAGCAGTTCAAGAGCTACCGCGGAATGGGCTCGCTCGGTGCGATGGCCTCGCGCGGCAAGAAGTCGTTCTCGAAGGACCGCTACTTCCAGGCCGACGTGGAGACCGACGACAAGATTGTGCCCGAGGGCATCGAAGGCACGGTCGCCTATAAGGGCGCTCTCGGCACCGTCGTGCACCAGCTTACGGGTGGCCTCGCGCAGTCGATGTTCTACGTGGGCGCGCACACGATTCCCGAGCTCAAGGAGCGCGGCAAGTTTGTGCGCATCACGGCGGCGGGACTCAAGGAGTCGCACCCGCACGATATGGCGCAGATTGTGGAGGCGCCGAACTACCGCGCACGCTAGGGCTTCGGTGGTGCGGGGGCGAAGGCTTGTGGTGCCTTCGCCCCTTCTGATTTTTCTCCCGCTGCGACCCTAAAGTGGTGAAGCTGTTTCTCTGAAGTGGTGAAAAATCGCCGCCACACGGAGAAATTCCAGGGTCTAACGCCGTTTTTCACCACTTCCAGGATCGGCTGGGGTGACAGGTGGATACCGGGGGGTGGCAGGTGGAAGCCGGGGGGGTGACAGGTGGAAGCCGGGGGTGGCAGTCGAAGCCGGGCTGGGGTGAGGCAGTGCCGCCCCGATGGTATGGGCTCGCCCAAGGGCTACTCGGAACGGAGCGCTTCGACCGGGTCCTGCCTCGCCGCCCTACCCGAGGGGATCACGCCCGCGAGCACGGTGAGCAGCACCGAGATCGCCACGAGAATGACGCCCGCAACGGGCGGCAGGCTCGCAATGTTCTCCACGTCGAATTTTTGCTCGACGATGATGTTCGCCGGAATACACAGCAGAAGCGTGACGCCAACGCCGATAAGACCCGCGAGAAGCCCCTCGATCACGGTTTCCGCATTGAATACGTGGCGAACGTCGGCCTTTGACGCCCCCACCGCACGCAGGATGCCAATTTCCTTGCGCCGCTCGAGCACGGAAATATAGGTGATGATGGCGATCATGATCGAGGAGACCACGAGCGAGATCGACACGAACGCGATGAGCATCCACGTGATGACGTTGATGATGCTCGTGACCGAGCTCATGAGCATGCCCACCATGTCGGTGTAGACGATCTCCTTGTTCTTCTCGCCCCGCGCTTTGGCCTGTGCATTGTAGGAGTCGAGAATGGCCTTGACCTTGTCCTTGTCCTTGAAACTCGCAGGGTAAATATCGACTTGATCGGGACTCGTGCGGTCAGCCCAGCCGAGCTTTTCGAGATTGTCCTCGTAACTTGCCGCGCGCGTCGACACCATGGTCGACATGAACGCCGCGAGCTCTTCTTCGTCCATGTTCATCTCGAACGCGTCGGCGAATTTCTCCGGGTCGACGCTCATGGCCTTCGCGAAGTTCTCGCCCATCTGGGACATCGCGCCATTGATCTGGCTCTCGATTTCACTTTGCAGCGCGGTCATGTACTGCTGCATCATCGCGCCGATGGCGTTCGTCAAATACCCGCCAATGGCCTGTTGAATTTGGCTTGCGAGGGCGCCGCCGAGCTGCGTGGAAAGCTGTTCGGCGATGGCGTTCGAAAGATCGCTGCTCACCGCCGAGGAAATCTCCTGGAGCGCCGGGTCCTCACCGAGAGCATCGGAAAGCTGCTGCTCGAGAAGCTCCCGATTGACGACCCGATCGGAGTTCGAAATCTCCTCGATCTTCGCGCGGACCTCGTCGGTTTGGAGATACTCGAGCACTACTTCGGCCGTGTCCCTGTCGGGAATCTGGTCACCGTCGGAATCGGCATGGGCCGCGTAATATGTCTGGAAACCCTGGATGAGCGCACCCGCTTCGCCGCTGAGGTACTCGCCGGCACCCGGCTGAATCACCTCGCCTTCAAGTGCTTTCGCAAGGACGCCCGGGAGGTCGATATCGGCGAGCTGAGGGTAGCGGGCCGTGAGATCGGCAAGGTCGAGATCCCCCACGTCCACGTTCGGGCTTCCGACGGCTGCCGCGCTCGGATCGAGACTCGAGAGGTCAAGGTCGCTCATGTCGAAGGAGCCGGGGTCGAGGTTCGGCTGAGGCATTGAACTGAGGTCGAGCCCGCCGAGGTCCATCTGGAGCTTCGACTCGTCGATCTGGAATGCGCCGCGGATCTTCTCTTGGTCGACCGTAAACAGGGAGCTCATATCGAAGTCGTCGCCCTGATCGTCGTTTTTGAGTTCGTCGAATGTCTTTCCGGTGAAAACGTCGACATCGGGATGCGCCCGCTGCTCGTGGACGATCTCGGACTGGGCAGCTTCGGTGATGACCTCGTCCGTGAGGGCGGGGAGATAGGAGATACCCTGCTGGAGCGCGCCCATGTCCTCACCCTCGTTCGGGCGCACGATCCCCACGACCCTGAGGCGCTCGCCCTTGTCGATTTTTTCGCGCATAAAGTCGGCGTCGTTGCTGCGGTCGATCCACGTGCCCGTGTCGTCGTTGTGGGTGTAGGTCTCGAAGGCATTCACGCGAGAAAATTCGGTGCCAATGATCTGATCGAAGGCGTATTCGCCTGGCTTTGTGGAGGCTTTCTCACCCGAGGAACCGTCGGAATCTCCCGTGGCCCGGCCCGCCTGCATGTTCTCCATCATCTCGTCGAGTTTCGCGTGATCTTTGAGCCCGAACGTGTATTCGTAAAGATCGGGCATCTCACCGTTTTCGTCGAGAACGAGCACGAGTTCGCGAGAATTCTTGGGCCAGTGCCCGCTGAGAACCCGGTATTTCGACGTGTAAAGATCGGTGTTCGCGGGTAGCTGCCTAAAGGCGTTCATGGAGAACATGGAGCTCGCGGGGCTCATGGAAAAGCCGCCCGCATACTGGGAGAACGCCTGCTCGGGGTGCACCTGCACCGGTTTGTCGGTGCCGAGCGCATAGATCTGAGGTTCGGCCGCATACGAGTATTCGATCGCCTTGACGTAGGAGTTGATCCCTCCGCCGTTAGCGTCGAAATACTTCTTGAGGGAGGCGAGATCGTTAGTGCTCGTCGAATTCATCGAGCGCGTGTACATCTCCACGGCGCGCACCGTGTTCGCTTTTTCTTCGCCCTTGGGCTCGGCATTCGCGAGTCCCGATTCCATCGAGACCCCCGTTTTTTGGATGCTGAGCGGGTAGTTCGCGAGCGCGTTTTCCTCGGTTTTATCGATGTAGCTGTTGACGCCGTTGGCGAGCGCGAGAATCGCGGCAATGCCGATAATGCCGATCGAGCCCGCGAACGAGGTCATGAGCGTACGGCCTTTTTTCGTCATGAGGTTGTTGAAGCTCAGCATGAGCGCCGTGAGAGGCCCCATTCGCGTGTTGCGCGTGGGCTTCGCCGCGCGCGTTTCCTCAAGGGCCGGATCGAATGGAGCGGAATCGCCCACGACCTGACCGTCGGCGAATTCCACGACGCGCGTGGCGTACTCGTGGGCGAGTTCGGGGTTGTGGGTCACCATGATGACGAGGCGGTCGCTCGCGACCTCCCGAAGAAGATCCATGACCTGAACGGAGGTTTCGGAGTCGAGTGCGCCCGTGGGTTCGTCGGCGAGGAGGATCTCGGGGTCGTTGATGAGGGCGCGCGCGATCGCGACGCGCTGCATCTGCCCGCCCGAAAGTTGGCTTGGTTTTTTGTGAACGTGATCGCGAAGGCCCACTTTGGTGAGGGCGTCGAGCGCGCGCTCGCGGCGCGCAGAGCGGCCGACGCCTGAGAGCGTGAGAGCGAGCTCAACGTTCGCGAGGACGCTCTGGTGGGGGATGAGGTTGTAGCTCTGGAACACGAAACCGATGCGGTTATTGCGGTAGCGATCCCAGTCGCGGTCTTTGAAGTTTTTCGTGGAAATCCCGTCGATCACGAGGTCACCGGAATCGAAGTGATCGAGGCCTCCAACGACGTTGAGCATCGTGGTCTTTCCGGAGCCGGACTGCCCGAGGATCGCCACGAATTCATTGTCGCGGAAGGCAACGTTCACGCCCGCGAGGGCGACCTGCGTGAAGGATCCGGTGGTGTAAGACTTCGTGATGTTGTGGAGTTCGAGCACGGCTCTCCAATGGCGAACGGCGGGGACTTCCTCGCGGGGGTATCTCCATCGTAGGTGCGTGGAGTTTAAATGTCTCACCCCCGCGTAGGCTTGTGACATGAGTTGGATTGACGGCCCGATGCTGGGCTTTGATACGGAAACGACGGGCACGGATACGGCGAATGATCGCATCGTGACCGCGGCGCTCGTGTTCTCCACGGGGCCGGGCCGCGAGGGGGAAACGATCGCCACGTGGCTCATCAACCCGGGCATGGAGATCCCCGAGCAGGCCTCGCGCGTGCACGGCATCTCGAGTGAGCACGCGCGCGCCTACGGCATGGAGCCTACGCCCGCGCTCGAAGAAATCGCACTCCGCATCGTCGAATGCCTCGAACAGGGCGCACCGATCGTCGCGTTCAACGGCGGATTCGATCTTTCGATCATCGAAGCGGAACTTCGCCGCAATAACCTTCCCACGCTCGAGGATCGTCTTGGCCGTGCGATCGCGCCGGTGGTGGATCCGCTCGTTCTCGATCGCGGGCTTGATCGCTACCGCAAGGGCAAGCGCAACCTCTCGACCCTCATGGAGGTGTACGGCGTGGAGGAGCCGGAAGGCAATATGCATACGGCCGATGTCGATGTGTCCATGACCCTCGATGTGCTGCGGGCGATGGCGAAGAAGCACACGGTGATCGCCGAGAGCGACCTCGCCGAACTCCACAAGAAGCAAATCGAATTGCATCGCGCGTGGGCGGAAAACTTCATCGAGTACCTGAAGCGCCAGGGCAAAACACCCGACGTCAATCCCGTGTGGCCTCTGTAGACTGGAAACCGTGCAAAACGAAATCGAAATTGGACGCAATAAGCGGGGCCGCCGCACCTACGGCCTCGATGATGTAGCCGTGGTGCCCTCCCGCCGCACGCGGGATCCCGAGGACGTCTCGACCTCGTGGCAAGTGGATGCCTACCACTTCGACATCCCGATTTTCGCGGCCCCCATGGATTCCGTGATGAGCCCCGAAACGGCGATCCAGCTCGGCCAGTTCGGCGGGCTTGGCGTGCTCGATCTCGAGGGCCTGTGGACCCGCTACGAGAATCCCGAGCCGCTTCTCGAGGAGATCGCGCACCTTGATCCTGGCGACGTGCACGGCCGCATCCGTGAAATCTATGCGGAGCCCATCAAGCCGGGCCTTATCCGCGAGCGCATCACGCAGCTTCGCGAAGCCGGCGTTGTGGCGGCGGGATCCCTCTCTCCGCAGCGCACTCAGGAGCACTGGAAGAGTGTCGTGGATGCGGGCGTGGACATCTTCTTCATTCGCGGCACGACCGTGAGCGCCGAGCACGTCTCGGGTAATCGCGAGCCGCTCAACCTCAAGCGCTTCATCTACGAGCTCGATGTTCCCGTGATCGTGGGCGGCTGCGCCACCTACACGGCGGCACTGCACCTCATGCGCACGGGCGCGGCGGGGGTTCTCGTGGGCTTCGGCGGCGGCGCGAGCCAAACGACGTGGGAGACCCTCGGCATTTCGGTACCGCTCGCCTCTGCTGTCGCGGATGTCGCCGCAGCGCGCAGGGATTACATGGACGAGTCGGGCGGCCGGTACGTGCACGTGATTGCCGACGGCGGCCTGGGTCGCAGTGGCGACATCGTGAAAGCCATCGCGTGCGGGGCCGACGGCCTCATGGTCGGTGCTGCGCTTGCACGCGCCACCGAAGCTCCCGGTCGCGGCTTCCACTGGGGGAGCGAAGCGCACCACCCCACGATGCCGCGCGGTCACCGCGTCGAGGTTGGCCAGGTGGCGCCGCTCGAGCAGATTCTCTTTGGCCCGGGTCTCTCGGCCGATGGCACCACGAATCTTGTGGGCGCGCTGCGCCACGCGATGGCGACCACGGGCTACACGGACCTCAAGGAATTCCAGAAGGTCGAGGTCGTGACGACCCGCTAATCCTCGAAAGAAAAATGGGGCTCGCCGTTGGTGGCGAGCCCCATTTTTGTACGGCAATGTGAGCCGTGTGGAGGCTGTTAGCCGCGCGCGACTTCGAGAGTCTGCTGCGCGATCGCGAGCTCCTCGTTCGTGGGGTACACGAGCACGGTGACCTTCGATTCGGGCGCCGAGATGATCCACGGCTCCTTCTTGCGCTGCGCGTTCGCTTCTTCGTCAAGAATGATGCCGAACTCCTCGAGGCCTTCGAGGGCGCTCGAGCGGGCGAGCGAGGCATTCTCGCCGATGCCCGCGGTGAACGTGATGACGTCGAGGCCGCCGAGGATGAAAGCGTAGGCACCCACGTACTTCTTGACGCGGTGGGCCCACATGCCGAGCGTGAGCTTCGCGTTCTCGTCGCCGGATTCCACGGCGGCGGTGATGTCGCGGAAGTCGCTCATTCCGAGCTGGCCCATGAGGCCCGACTTCTTGTTGAGCAGCGTGTCGACCTCGGCGGGATCCATGCCGGCCTGGCGGCTGAGGAGCGCGTACACCGACGGGTCGATGTCGCCCGAGCGGGTGCCCATGACGAGCCCCTCGAGCGGAGTGAGACCCATCGAGGTGTCAACGGGCTTGCCGTTCTTGACGGCGGAGGCAGAAGCGCCGTTGCCGAGGTGAAGGACGATCTGGCGGAGATCCTCGCCTTCGCGGCCGAGGAAGCCCGGCACTCGCGAGGAAATGAACTCGTGGGAGGTGCCGTGAGCGCCGTAGCGGCGGATTTTGTACTGCTCGGCGACCTCCTTGTTGATCGCATACGTGTATGCCTCAGGCGGAAGCTGCGTGAAGAACGACGTATCGAACACGACGACGTGGGGGAGGTTCGGCAGGAGCGCACGGGCACCGTTGATGCCGTCCACCGCCGCGTAGTTGTGCAGGGGAGCGAGGGCACCGAGCTCGTGGATCTGGTCGCGAACCTCGTCGGTCACGAGGGTAGCTTCGGGGAACACGGCGCCGCCCTGGACCACGCGGTGGCCAACGGCGCTCACGGTTTCCTCGGTGAGTTCAACGCCCACCTTCGCGAAGAGTTCCTCCACGACCTGCATGCCTTTGACGTGGTCGGGAATCGCCCCCTCCCACGTTTCTTCCTTGTCGCCGGCTTCGATCGAGGCGTTGCCAGTGGGCAGCGTGATGCGCTCAACGATGCCGGAGGCGGTCACGTGGTTTTCAACGGGGTCGATGAGCTGGAACTTGATCGAGCTCGAACCCGAGTTGATCACGAGAACATTGCTGTTGGTCACGGTTTCTCCGTTCGTAGTCAAGAGGGGGCGTCTCGCCCGTCAGTTCTGGTTTTGCGCCTGGATCGCGGTGATCACGACGGTGTTGATGATGTCCTCGACGAGGGCGCCGCGCGAAAGGTCATTCACGGGCTTGTTGAGTCCCTGAAGAACCGGGCCGATCGCAATCGCGCCCGCGGAGCGCTGCACGGCCTTGTAGGTGTTGTTACCCGTGTTGAGGTCGGGGAACACAAACACGGTCGCGCGTCCTGCGACTGCCGAATCGGGAAGCTTGGTCTTGGCGACCGAGGCGTCCACAGCGGCGTCGTACTGGATGGGGCCTTCCACGTTGAGGTCGGGGTGGTTTTCCTTGACGAGCGCGGTCGCTTCGCGGACCTTGTCAACGTCGGCACCCGAGCCACTCGTGCCCGTGGAATACGAGAGCATGGCGATGCGCGGGTCCACGCCGAACTGTGCGGCCGTCGCGGCAGACTGGGCGGCGATGTCAGCGAGCTGCTCGGCGGTCGGATCAGGGTTCACGGCGCAGTCGCCGTATACGAGAACGCGATCCTCGAGCGCCATGAGGAACACGGAGGAGACGACCTTCGCGTCGGGCTTCGTTTTGATGATCTGGAGTGCCGGGCGGATCGTGTGGGCAGTCGAGTTGACCGCGCCGGAGACCATGCCGTCGGCGTAGCCCATGTGGACCATCATCGTGCCGAAGTAGGAGACGTCCTGGACGGTGTCGCGTGCCTGGTCGAGTGTCACGCCCTTCTTTGCGCGCAGGCGCGCGAACTCTTCGGCGAACTTCTCGACGAGTTCTTCGTCGTGTGGCGAGACGATGCGGGCCTCGGTGATGTCGTGGCCGAGCTGCGTGGCCTTCTGGCGAATCACGTTTTCGTCGCCGAGAAGCACGAGGTTGGCGACACCGCGGTTGAGGATGACCTCGGCCGCGGCGATGATGCGGGGCTCATCGCCCTCGGGAAGCACGATGGTTTTCTTCTCGCCCTGGGCGCGCGCGATGAGTTCGAACTGGAACATCATCGGGGTCACGACGTCGCTCTTGGCGAGGTCGAGGGCGGAGATGAGCTCGTTCATCGAGAAGTTTTCGGCGACGAGTCGGCGGGCAGCGTCGACCTTTTGCGGGGTCGAGGTGAGCTTGCCGTCGATGTTGCTCGCGGCAACGGCGGCCTCGAACGTGTTTTCTTCGGTCACGATGATGGGCAGATCTCCCGTGCCGAGGGCCTTGATTTCCTCGGGGAGGTCGTAGCCGCCAGTGAGCACGAGCGAGCTGAGCGAAGGGAACGTCCCCGACTGCTGCGACATGAGGATGCCCTGGATGAGATCGTAGCGATCGCCGGGGGCAATCACGGTGCTCGACTCGTGGAGGTTTTTGAGCACATTCGGAAGACCCATCGCGGCTACGACGATGTCGAGTGCCACGCGCTCGAGAAGCTCCGGCTCCCCCTGAACGACCGTGCCGTTGACGGCGTCCTTGATCGCGTTCACGCTCGGCGAGTACACGATGTCCGATTCGGGAAGAGCCGCGGTAATGACGCCCTCGGGGAGGGCCTTGGCGATCTCCTCGCGGGTCTGGGGGAGGTTCTCCGGCTCGGCGCGGTTGATGACGACGGCGACGGGGGTCGCGTGGTTCTGTGCGAACTCGTGGAAAGCGATCTGGGCCACGGTTGCGGCCTGCTGCGGGTCGCGGCGGCGCGAACTGACCACGAGGACAACGGGGGCGCCGATATTCGCGGCCACGGTGGCGTTGAAGGCCACTTCGGTGGGGTTCGCGAGGCCGTTGTAATCCGAGCCGAGCACGAGCACCGCTTGATACTTCTCGCGCAGCTCCTGATAGCGACGCATGATCTCTTCTTGCGCCTTCTCAGGATTGGAGTTCACGAGGTCGTAGGTGACGCCAAGCGCTTCCTCGTAAGTCTGACTAACGCCTGGGTGCGAGGTGAGCAGCTCAACGGCGGAGTCACGGTCGTGGCGCGAATCGATGATCGGCCTGAACACGGCGACGGTTTCCGACGTGGCGACGAGGGCTTCAAGGAGGCCGAGGGCAACGGTGGACTTGCCGGAGCGTCCTTCTGACGAGGTTACATACACACTGTGAGACACGTCTTCTAGGATAGGTCTACCGGTTGGACGCTGCCCGGGAACTGAGGGCCCATTCGCTCAATCTCACGCCTACACTTAAAGAATGCTCCGCGTCGCTCTTCGCCCCAAATTCCTGGGCCTGTTCGCCCTCATGGCGGCAGCGACCCTCGTGTGCGGGCTCCTCGCGAACTGGCAGTTCGAACGGGCCACGCGCGCACTCGATGCCCATGACGAAACGGCAACCGCGGCGCCCGCCCCGCTCGAGACGCTCATGGAGCGGCACAAACCCGTCACGAATGAGACCCAAGGTCGCCTCGCGTCGTTCACCGGGGAGTTCGTGCCTGGCGAGCAGGTTTTCGTTCCCGAACGGGAAATCGATGGGCGCAAGGTCGCCGTCGTCGTGACCAACGCGCGCATCACCGATGGCCCCCTGAACGGCACGTCCATTCCGGTGGCGCGCGGTTACACCGCCGCACCCTCGAGCGAGTGGGACAGCCTTCCTGAACCCCCCGCCGGTCCACGCACAATTGTCGTGAGGCTCGAGGCCTCCGAGGAGGCAAGCGGCACCGTGTCTCACGAAGGCGATGGGGGCGCGGCAACCGTCGGAACCCTTTCCTCCACCCTGCTCGTGAACGTGTGGGAGGGGCCCATGCTGGCCGGGTACGGGGCGATCACGAGTGAGGCGCGCGAGTACATGGCCGGGTCGGGGGAGTCCGACGCCGCCCAGGCGGACGCGTGGCAGAATCTCGGGCCGCTTCCCGCCGCTCAATCAGAATTTGCGAGTGGTCTCAACCTCCAAAATTTCGGCTACATGCTCCAATGGATCCTCTTTGGCGTGTTTTTCCTCTATATCTGGTGGCGAAGCGTGCGCGCGACGTACCTCGATGAGCAAGCTGAGCGTAGGCTCGAACTCGAAGCGCGGCTCGCCGGCGAAAGCCAGGAGTAGCCGCCACCTTCCCGTCCCTGTCAGTGCCGCAAGGAGGCCCCGTGGCTCGCAAGCCGCTCGATGAAACTCAGATCCGCACGTCATTCGCCCGCTTTCGGGTGGCCTCGATCGTGGAAGGCGTCGCGCTGCTGATTCTCGTCGCGATCATGATCATGCGCTACCTCGTGTACGGAGGCCAAAGCGACCTGTGGGCAACGATCTCGAAAACGTGGAGCCCCATCCACGGGCTCATCTACATGATCTACGTCGTGCTCGCGTTTGACCTGTGGAGCAAGATGCGCTGGGGCCTGGAGCGGATGCTCCTTCTGATGTTTTTCGGCGTAATCCCCGTGCTGAGCTTCTTCGGCGAGCGCTGGACTCACGCGAAGGTTGAGCGCGATCTCGCCGAGCGCCCCACGCTTGGCGATGCGGCGGGCCAGTAGTACGCACATTAGGATGGAGAGCGTGATGAACGACAACCAGCTCAGCACCCAGCAAGACCCGGTCCTCGTCGTCGATTTTGGTGCGCAGTACGCGCAGCTCATCGCGCGCCGCGTGCGCGAGGCGAACATTTACTCCGAGGTCGTCCCGAACTCGATGAGCGCGAGCGAGATCCTCGCGAAGAACCCGAAAGCGCTGATTCTCTCCGGCGGCCCCAGCTCCGTGTACGCCGATGGCGCCCCGAAGCTCGACCCCGCGCTCCTCGAGGCGGGCATCCCCGTTCTCGGCCTGTGCTACGGCTTCCAAGCTATTGCGCAGGCTCTCGGTGGAAAGGTTGCCCCCACGGGCACGCGCGAATACGGCGCGACCCTGCTCACTGAAATCCAGGGCGATTCCGTTCTGCTTGCGGGCCAGGATCTCCACCAGAACGTGTGGATGAGCCACGGCGACAGCGTGCACAAAGCACCCGACGGTTTCGACGTGATCGCTGTTTCCGCGGGCTCACCCGTTGCGGCTTTCGAAAACCGCGAACGGCGCATCTTCGGCGTCCAGTGGCACCCCGAAGTCAAGCACTCGGAGCGCGGCCAAGAAATCCTCGAGAACTTCCTCTACCGCGGCGCCGGCATCACGCCCGAATGGACGATGTCCAACGTCATCGACGAACAGGTCGAGCTGATCCGCAACCAGATCGGCGAAGACGGCACCGCCATTTGCGCCCTGAGCGGCGGCGTCGACTCCGCCGTTGCCGCGGCCCTCGTGCAGCGTGCGATCGGCGACCGCCTCACGTGCGTGTACGTCAACCACGGCCTCATGCGCCTTCGCGAATCCGAAGAGATCGAGCGTGCCTTCAGCGGCTCTACGGGTGGCGCAAAGCTTGTCGTGGTCGATGCCGAGGAACGCTTCCTCACCGCGCTCGCGGGCGTTACCGACCCAGAGCAAAAGCGCAAGATCATCGGCCGCGAATTCATCCGCGTGTTCGAGCAGGCGCAGGAAGATATCCTGCGTGAACAGGGAGTTGTTGATGGCGGCGAGGCGCGCCGCAAGGCCTTCCTCGTGCAGGGCACGCTCTACCCCGACGTTGTCGAGTCGGGTGGCGGCGATGGCACCTCCAACATCAAGAGCCACCACAACGTGGGCGGTCTCCCCGACGATCTGACCTTCGAACTTGTGGAGCCGCTTCGCCAGCTTTTCAAGGACGAGGTGCGCGCCGTTGGCTCGCAGCTTGGCCTTCCCGACGAGATCGTGTGGCGCCAGCCGTTCCCCGGCCCGGGCCTTGGCATTCGCATCATCGGCGAGGTGACGAAGGATCGCCTCGACACGCTCCGTGCCGCCGATGCCATCGCGCGCGAAGAACTTACCCTCGCTGGCCTCGACCGCGACATTTGGCAGTGCCCCGTCGTGCTTCTTGCCGACGTGCGCTCCGTGGGCGTCCAGGGCGACCACCGCACCTACGGTCACCCGATTGTGCTGCGCCCCGTGACGTCTGACGACGCGATGACCGCCGACTGGGCGAAAGTTCCCTACGACGTGCTTTCAAAGATCTCGACGCGCATCACGAACGAAGTCGACGACATCAACCGCGTGACCCTCGACGTGACGAGCAAGCCGCCAGGCACGATCGAGTGGGAGTAAACCCAAGAAAAGAGCGGGCCCGCCCCAGATGAACTGGCCCCCGAAAGTTGGACTGGTTTAATTCTAGGCGGTTAGGGCTTCAAGGGTCTGATTTCGATATTGCATCGGGGTCAGGCCCTTGAGTCGTTGTTGGATGCGTTCGGTGTTGTACCACTGGATGTACTCGTCGATCGCCTGGTTGAACTTTGCGACGGTGTCGAAGACTTCTCCGTGGTACATCTCGGTTTTCAAGTGCCCGAAGAAATTCTCCATGACCGCGTTGTCGTAACAGTTGGCTTTACGCGACATCGACTGAACACCACCGTTGTCATGAATGAGGTTGCGCCAGGTCGAATGCTGGTACTGGAAACCTTGATCGGTGTGGATCATCCACCCAGGTTCAGGCGCACACGTGTTAATCGTCTTAGCTAACGAATCGGCGGTGAACGCTGTCGACGGCGATGTAGCCACGGTGTGGGCAACGATTGAACGGTCGAACAGATCCATCACCGGTGACAGGTAGACCTTGCGGCCTGCGACCCTGAACTCGGTGACGTCGCTGGCAAAGACGGTATTGGGCTTATCTGGGGTGAACTTGCGGTCAAGCGTGTTGTCGGCAATGTGGCTGCTCGTCCCGCTGTAGGACACATATGGCCTGCGCTGGCGGACTTTCGCTCGAAGCCCCATCTCGCACATGAGTTTGTAGACGAGCTTGTGGTTGACCACCCACCCCTGGTTGCGCAGGTCAAGTAGCACTCGCCGGTAGCCGTAGCGATACTTGTTACGCTCGAAGCTTTCCCGGATCGCGTCTTTGAGCGCAGCGTGCTTATCCGGCTCGCTGAGGCGTTTCTGGTGGTAGAAGAACGTCGATCTCGGCATATCTGCCGCATCCAAAAGGTATTGCAGAGGATGCTGTGACTTGAGGATGACAATCGCCTGGACTTTCAGGCGCGTCCCTGATTCCTC
The window above is part of the Dermabacter vaginalis genome. Proteins encoded here:
- a CDS encoding SURF1 family protein, whose product is MLRVALRPKFLGLFALMAAATLVCGLLANWQFERATRALDAHDETATAAPAPLETLMERHKPVTNETQGRLASFTGEFVPGEQVFVPEREIDGRKVAVVVTNARITDGPLNGTSIPVARGYTAAPSSEWDSLPEPPAGPRTIVVRLEASEEASGTVSHEGDGGAATVGTLSSTLLVNVWEGPMLAGYGAITSEAREYMAGSGESDAAQADAWQNLGPLPAAQSEFASGLNLQNFGYMLQWILFGVFFLYIWWRSVRATYLDEQAERRLELEARLAGESQE
- a CDS encoding DUF3817 domain-containing protein; translated protein: MARKPLDETQIRTSFARFRVASIVEGVALLILVAIMIMRYLVYGGQSDLWATISKTWSPIHGLIYMIYVVLAFDLWSKMRWGLERMLLLMFFGVIPVLSFFGERWTHAKVERDLAERPTLGDAAGQ
- a CDS encoding acetate/propionate family kinase, which gives rise to MTTNGETVTNSNVLVINSGSSSIKFQLIDPVENHVTASGIVERITLPTGNASIEAGDKEETWEGAIPDHVKGMQVVEELFAKVGVELTEETVSAVGHRVVQGGAVFPEATLVTDEVRDQIHELGALAPLHNYAAVDGINGARALLPNLPHVVVFDTSFFTQLPPEAYTYAINKEVAEQYKIRRYGAHGTSHEFISSRVPGFLGREGEDLRQIVLHLGNGASASAVKNGKPVDTSMGLTPLEGLVMGTRSGDIDPSVYALLSRQAGMDPAEVDTLLNKKSGLMGQLGMSDFRDITAAVESGDENAKLTLGMWAHRVKKYVGAYAFILGGLDVITFTAGIGENASLARSSALEGLEEFGIILDEEANAQRKKEPWIISAPESKVTVLVYPTNEELAIAQQTLEVARG
- a CDS encoding GuaB3 family IMP dehydrogenase-related protein, with protein sequence MQNEIEIGRNKRGRRTYGLDDVAVVPSRRTRDPEDVSTSWQVDAYHFDIPIFAAPMDSVMSPETAIQLGQFGGLGVLDLEGLWTRYENPEPLLEEIAHLDPGDVHGRIREIYAEPIKPGLIRERITQLREAGVVAAGSLSPQRTQEHWKSVVDAGVDIFFIRGTTVSAEHVSGNREPLNLKRFIYELDVPVIVGGCATYTAALHLMRTGAAGVLVGFGGGASQTTWETLGISVPLASAVADVAAARRDYMDESGGRYVHVIADGGLGRSGDIVKAIACGADGLMVGAALARATEAPGRGFHWGSEAHHPTMPRGHRVEVGQVAPLEQILFGPGLSADGTTNLVGALRHAMATTGYTDLKEFQKVEVVTTR
- the pta gene encoding phosphate acetyltransferase, which encodes MSHSVYVTSSEGRSGKSTVALGLLEALVATSETVAVFRPIIDSRHDRDSAVELLTSHPGVSQTYEEALGVTYDLVNSNPEKAQEEIMRRYQELREKYQAVLVLGSDYNGLANPTEVAFNATVAANIGAPVVLVVSSRRRDPQQAATVAQIAFHEFAQNHATPVAVVINRAEPENLPQTREEIAKALPEGVITAALPESDIVYSPSVNAIKDAVNGTVVQGEPELLERVALDIVVAAMGLPNVLKNLHESSTVIAPGDRYDLIQGILMSQQSGTFPSLSSLVLTGGYDLPEEIKALGTGDLPIIVTEENTFEAAVAASNIDGKLTSTPQKVDAARRLVAENFSMNELISALDLAKSDVVTPMMFQFELIARAQGEKKTIVLPEGDEPRIIAAAEVILNRGVANLVLLGDENVIRQKATQLGHDITEARIVSPHDEELVEKFAEEFARLRAKKGVTLDQARDTVQDVSYFGTMMVHMGYADGMVSGAVNSTAHTIRPALQIIKTKPDAKVVSSVFLMALEDRVLVYGDCAVNPDPTAEQLADIAAQSAATAAQFGVDPRIAMLSYSTGTSGSGADVDKVREATALVKENHPDLNVEGPIQYDAAVDASVAKTKLPDSAVAGRATVFVFPDLNTGNNTYKAVQRSAGAIAIGPVLQGLNKPVNDLSRGALVEDIINTVVITAIQAQNQN